The nucleotide window AAAGTTGTGGAAGGTATCACCCAGCATCATCAGCAGGCCACCGCGGCCGACTTCCACATCCCCACGGCCTTGGTGATGCCCGTGAACCACGCTCGCATCGGACGTGGCCTGACCATGGTCGTGACGCCAGATGACGAGCTTTTCAAGCAGGAAGAAAGTGACGATGCCGGCCAGAACCAGGGATGTGGTCTCTTGTGCATTCCCCGACTCATGGATGGCTTCGGGCAAGACGTTGAAAAACGCGGCAGCGAGCAGCGCACCGGTCGCGTAGCTGACCAGCCGGGACAGCGTGCTTCGGCTCATGGAAGCGGTGGTAAGCAGCGTCACGCCGGCGGACAAGAGCCCGCCCACCAGCGTGGCCAGCAGACACAAGGTCAGCGGTGTCATGCCGCACAGTCCCGCAAGCGGGCCAGTTGCTCCAGCACGGCTTCCGGCTGCTGCTGCGGGTTGATTTCGACAAAGTGGAACTGCTCCTGTGCGAGCGGCCCCACGGAAGTCCCCATGGCAAATGCCGCGCTGTCGTCACGCCCGAAGGCGCTGTGGCCTGGCCGTTCGTCCCCGTCACCAATCACCGCGACAAAGCCATCGAAGACCTCGGGGGGCAAGCGCAGGCCCGATGGCAGCCGCAGGGCCAGTGACCAACGGTAGTGCCCCGCGACATTGAGCACGGATCGGTAGCGTTCGATGTGCGCGGCCTCCAACGCCTGGTCGTCCCTTTGTTCCTCCAGCAGCAGACCGGCCACCGGGAATGCGGAGACGGAACGGATGAGGTCGGCCACGTACATGGCCGCGTCCTCCACCGTGTCCGCGTCGATCTCGTCGTCGGTACCACCGGCCAATCGGTTGGCGTGCAACAGCCAGGCGCGCGGCGAGGGCATGGACAGCACCAACGGGGTTTGGCCCCGCAGGTGCGACAGTACAGCCGTCACCACCTCGGCCAGCACGGCCTTGGGGGCGTCCGATTCCAGCAATTTGCGCAAGGCCGTCGCTGGTCGGCGGCGGTTGCCCAGACGGGCCGCCAGGCCACCCTCGCGAGCACACCAGGCATCGATCAGCTCACCCACTTCGACCACCGCCACGTCGGGCCGCAGCAGGCCTTGGGCCTGGACGAAGTAGGCCAGATAGCCGGCCGCGTTCTCCCAGGGATCGGCCTGCTCCGAGCCGAGCAGCAGGCGCCGGGTGTAGGCCGAAGACTTCAGCCATACCCGCACGGCGCCCGCACCGGCTGAGTGCGGCAGCAACTCAGCCAGCGTGCTCATTGCTTCTCATCCTGCAAAACACCCGCGGCGGCCAGTCGGGCCTCCAGCACTTCGATGCGGACATCCTTCGGGTGTCGCATGTAGTTGGGCTTGGGTTCGTTGGCCTTGCGCGTAATGTCCGGACTTCCCACGTAGAGCGTGTCGATGTCGTCACCCCAGCAGCCGAAGTACTGCATGTTCGACGGCGGCTTGGGCTGGTTCCAAGTCTTGACGAACTCCTTGAAGGGAACGCTGCGCGCGATGCGCGCCTTGCGCTCGGCGTCGCGCGCAACTTGCGTGGCCTCTTGGTTCACCGCCAGCGTGACCGGATCGAACTTGACTTTGTAAAGGCGCTCGGCCACGCCGGGCGACATCAGGCCGTCTTCGATGTCCTTGATCACACCCGCTGGATCGCGTTCCAGCAGGTCACCGTAACCGGCACCAGCGCCCTGTGAAATCATGAACAGTTCGCCGCGCTTGGAGATCTCGAAGCCCATGCCCATGTGGTGGGTGGTGTAGCGGGCCCCTTTAAAGGGGCGCTCGTTCATGAGCTCTTCGATCGAGTGCTTGAACTTGTGCGGTTCGTTGAGCAGCACGTCGTACACGTCCACCCCCTCGATCTTGCACAGCGGATAAGCACCGCAGGCGTAGCCGCCGAACAGACCCTGGATGGGCGGGAACTTCGCGCCCTGGCACACCGTCATGAAGCCCCACTGCGCGCTGTCCTTGGTGGCCACCATCATGGTGTAGCCCTGACCGCCACGGTACTTGCCCGGGGCAATGGCATCGCGCGTCATCTTCTTGGAGACCAGTTGCAGGAAGGGCACTTCCTCTTCGTTGAGCTCCTGCTCGCCGATGTCGGCCATGGTGGCGAAGATCGGCGCCAGCGCATGCTCACCGTCTCGATCCACGGTGGCGCCCGCACCCATGCCGTTGAGATCGGCACACAGGTTGCCCAGCGTTTCACCATGCTGGCTGACCCCACCCCAGATGAAGGTGTTGATCATGTTGAAGGTCGGTGCATGGACCTTGGTGTACTTCTCGGGGCAGCTGTACAGGAACTTCGCCACCGCATGCTGGCCGGCGGTGAAGCCGGTGAAGATCGACATCAGGCTCTGGGAGTTGGGCGCGTCGTAGGAACAGTTGACGATCGAGTGGGGATCGGTGATCACTTCGATGGGGGCAAACGCGGCCTGGCCGCGTGGCAGATCCGGCCACACGTAGCACAGGAAAACCTGCGCGAGCATGCCCTTGAGGCCGGCCACGATGGTGTTGGTGGCGCGGTTGGTGAACTCCGGGCTGGAGCCGCGGAAGTCGAAGATAAGCCGGTCTCCGGTCTTGGTGAGCTTGCAGTTGATCTTCACCAGACAGTTCTCGCGCAGGGTCGAGTCCTGGATGATGTAGGTGCGAACCGTCATGTCGGGCCATTCGCTGATGCGGCGTTTGACCTCGGCGCGCACGTTCTCCATCGTCGTGCGAAGGGTGGACACCAGAGCCTGAGGACCGTCGGTGTTGAGTGTCTCTTCAATCCGCTGCTTGATGCGCAGGCAGGCGAACAGCTTGACTTTCATGTCCTCGTATTGCAGCTTGGGCTCGCGCACCGAGTTCTGCAGGAAGGTCAGTACGTCGCGCTTGATCTGGTAGTTCTCCACCACCTTGAAGGGCGACATCTTCAGACCCTCGTCACTGGGGCTCTCGGCCATGGAAGGCATGCCGCCCGGCTCAATCGCGCCGTTCTCGCCTTCGTGCACCGTCGAGGCCACCCAGCACACCAGCTTGCCCTCGTGAAAGATGGGCACGATCATGCTCTGGTCGGTGTTGTGCACGTTGCCGTAGCGCGAGTCGTTGTGGATGAAGCCGTCGCCCTCGCGCACACCCACGGTGGGGTCGTTGATCCAGTTCTTGATGATGAACTTGATCGGGTGGTGCACCAGGGCCGAGAAGATCAGCACGCCGCCGGCACTGGCAATAGCCAGATCGCCTGAGGCCGAATAGACACCGGTGATCACATCACCCCATTTGGCGCCCGGCGCGGCACCCATCTGCTCCACCATTTCATAGCCTTCATCGCAACCGGCCTGCAGCCGGTCGCGGATCTTGGCGATGACGTGCGCGTCGTTCACCTGGCGGACCGCTGCATCTTCCTCTGGGGTGCGGGGCATCAGGTCGTGGTTCTGCATGATCTCGGGGTCGGGACCGAGAAACAACGTGGTGTCGTTGAGAAACTTGTTGATCAGCGCGACTTCGTCGGCGCTTGGTGTTTTGCCCCGAATGGGCTGGTTCAGATCGCTCATAGTTCTGTCCTTCAAATTCGTTGATCGATGGGGGGCGGTGGGCGCTCAGGCGCGCAGGAACCAGGACGCTCCCTGGCGCGCGGCGACGAAGTTCCACCCCGGGTTCACCAGGAACGTCGTGACTTCGGACGCGACAATGGCCGGCCCCGGGATCTGCACACCCGGCTCGATGGCGGCCCGGTCCCAGACGGGGGTGTCGAAGGCTTCCTTGTGACCCACAAAGTGGCACTTGCGTGTGCTGGCGGGGGTTGGCGGCGTCTTGCGCTTCTCCGGTGGCACGGGCTTGATGTCTTCGAACTGCACCGTCTCGTGGCGCACAAAGGCCGCCACCCGGATGGTGTTGATGCGGATGCCCGCTTCCGGCGCCTGCGAGCCCTCGCCGAAGCGCTTGCCGTAGTCGTTGGAGAACTGCGAGATCAGGGCCAGCACATCCGCCGGACCGTTCACGTCGTGTTTGGGAATCACGGCCGTGGTCTGCACCAACTGGTTGCCGTAGCGCATGTCCAGCTCCAGGTTGTGGCAGATTTCTTCCCGTGTCATGCCCTGACGCAACAAGTCCTGCGTGCCCAGTTCCTTCAGCTCGGCCACGATGCTGTTGAAGCGGTCGTAGTCATCGAACAGGTGGCGTGTGTTCGAGTCGTACAACACCATGTAGAGCGACTGCTCGTGGATGTGCAGCTGGTGCATGTTGCCAGCGCCCACCGCGGAGAACACCGAGGACAGGGGTGGCGCCAGGATTTTGTCGATCGACAGGTTCTGTGCGATCCCGCAGCAGTGCAGCGGGCCGTTGCCGCCGTAGGCCAGCATGGTGAAGTCCTTGGGGTCGTAGCCGCGTGCGCGCAATTCGGTGAACAGCCCGTTGGCCATGTTGTCATCCACCTTCTCGCGAATCAGCAGCGCGGCCTCGATCACGTCGCATTCCAGGTCATCGCACAACGTGTCTTCGATGGCCGCCTTGGCACGGCGCGGGTTCAGCGGGATCGACCCCCCCGCGTAGTTCTTGGCATCCAGATAGCCCAGCAACAAGTCGGCATCGGTCACGGTCGGCTTCATGCCTCCGCGGTCGTAGCAGGCCGGTCCGGGGTCCGAGCCCGCCGACTCCGGGCCGCACTTGACGGTGTTGTACATGCGGTCGTAGGTGGCCACCGAGCCACCGCCCGCGCCCAGCGTCACCAGGTGCACCATGGGCACAGACACCAGCCAGCGGTCGATCACCGGGTTGAAGTCGTAGTGCTTAACCCCACCGTCCACCACGATGCCGATGTCGTAGCTGGTGCCACCCATGTCGGTGGCCACCACGTTGCCCAGACCGATCTGCATGGCCAGGTGTTCGGATGCACCGATGCCCGAGACCGGGCCGGAGTGGATGGTCTGCAGTGCGTCGGTGGAATTGAGCTGCGCCATGCCGCCCGAGTTATGGATCACCAGCATCGGCTTGTCGTAGCGGTGCGCGCGCAGGTTCTGTTCCAGCGCCGAGAGCGCGTGGTACATGGTCGAGTGCAGGTAGCCGTCGACGATGGCCGAGGTGGCGCGCACGTATTCGCCCTTGCGCCCCGCCACCTGGTGCGACAGGATGACCGGAATCGCGCCCAGCAAGTGTGACGGGTACTCCTCCAGCAGGATTTCCTCAATTCGCTGCTCGTGCAATGGATTGACCACCGCGTTGACCAGCGCCACTACGATGATCTCGGCGCCCTTGTCCACCAGTGAACGGATCTGGGAGCGCACGTCCTCCTCGTCCAGCGGCATCACCAGCTTGCCCTGAAAATCCACGCGCTCACGCACACCGCGGATCATGTGCGGCATCACCAGCGGGTCCGGGCGCTGGGCGTTGGGCATGTCCTGCTGGCCCAGGTTGTCCAGGCCTTCGCCATAGCCACGAGCCCGGCTCAACGGCACCGTGGCTTCAAAGCCTGCCGTCACAAGCATGCCAATCTTCGGTCCTTTGTGCTCGATCAGGGCATTGGTGCCCAGGGTGGTGGCGTAGCGCACCGAGTCCACGCCGGACAGGATGTCCTCCAGCTCGACCTTCAGCACTTTACAGGCCTTGCCCAAGGCTTCGTTGAAGCCAAGCGCCAGGTTGTGGTGGGTGGTCAGGGCCTTGGCCTCGATGTACTGGCCATCCCAGACCACAAAACAGTCGGTGAACGTTCCACCGATATCGACAGATACACGCCTCATGCTATCTCCTCAAATGGGTATGAATACCGGCGAGCGCTACCCCGGCGGTGGGCCTGTGCCCACGCCTGTGTTGCGGCTTGCCCAGCCGGTCGGGTTCTTCTTGTCTGGACGGTGCGGACACCGTCACTGGCTGCGTGTCAGTGCTTGTGGCCCGACTCCATGGCCACTGCCTGACCGACCACGGCTTCCTTCAGCTCACCGCGTCGGGCCCACTGGGCCTTGAGCGCCGGCAGGTCCGGCTGCATGTCGTGCAGCGGCGGGTGGCCCGGGACGGCGTATTCGGTTTCGACCTGGGTGCCGCAACCGGGGCAGCAGTACTCCAGAATGCGAACCCACTCGGGGTCTGGGCTGAAGGTGAATCGATACTTTTCCGGGTCAATGATGGGCGGGTGGATGTCGCGCGGATCGCGGTTGTGCACCAGCAGGCCTTCCTTGTAGGCCTCGTGGGCCGAGCCAATCACGTGACCGCAGACGCGGCACTCCCAGTTTTCGGTCTCCAGGTCGATCTGGAGGTATTCGGTCATCAGAACTTTCATGGGATCAGCCCTTCCGGTTGAGCAAAACATCGCCGGCATCGCTGACCACAAAGGCCCAGCCATCGAGCACACGGCAGGTGAAAAAGTCTTCTTCGAGAATGGCCGGACCTATCGCCCAGTCACCCTTCTGGAGTTGAGCTAGCTGGTAGACCGGCACATCGACGCGACCCTTGCTTCGGGTCAGCACGTTGCGAACGCCCACAGAGACCGCCGGCTTACCCCGGGTAAAACTCGCCTTCTTGGCGCCTTCGGTGCGCAAGGCCTTCACGGCTTTGAGTTCCAGTTCGACCGTGCCCGCCTTGTCAAAGGCGGCCGGGAACACCGGTTCATCGTCCAGGGTCTGGATCTCTTCCCTGCCGTTGCCGAAATCCGCCACCAGGCGCGCCTCCATGGCGTAGTTGCCAGCTTCGTAGCCTTCGGCGTACATGTCGCGCGAGGCTTTCACTTTCAACGCATCCAGCGCGTCCTTCAGACTGGCCGTGTCGTGCTGCTCCAGCATCACGGTGTAGCGCTGCGACACATCGCAGGAGCCAATGCCGTAGGCGCTGAAAACGGCTGCCATCTGTGGAATAGCCACTTGGTCGATGCCCGCTTTCTCGGCTACACCGCAGGCGTTGAGTGGTCCTGCACCACCAAAGGCCAGCATTACGGTGTCTTTGGAAATCTTGGTGAAGCGGTGCAGCTCCACGGCAATCTTTTCCTCGTAGGCGAGCTCCATCTGCAGCAAGGCATCGTCCAGCTTCAGTCGCAGGGGTTCGGCGATGTTGGTGGTCACTGCATTGGTGGCGCGCTCGACGTCCAGCGTCATGCCGCCACCGAAGTAGGACTTCGGATCGAACAGACCGCACAGCAAACCCGCGTCGGTGATGGTTGCTTCCTTGCCGCCACGGCCGAAGCAGGCCGGCCCGGGCACAGCGCCCACACTGTCCGGCCCGATGGTGATGTGGTTGTTCACAACGCGGAAGATCGAGCTCCCGCCGGCACCGGCACTCATGATTTCGCACAGGGGAATAGACACGCTGATCCCCTCCACGTGACCGCGCCGCACCTCGGCCACCGTGCCGTTGAGGTATTGACCGATGTCGGTCGTGGTGCCGCCCACATCGATGGAAACGCTGTCGGTGAATCCATACAGCCTGGAGAAGGCCTTGACGCCTTCCATGCCACCGCGCGGACCCGAACTGTAGGTGTTGATCGCCACCGTCTTGGCCACGCGGGAGGCGTCACCGTCGTTGCGAAAGATCAGCAGCGGGTTCTTAGTCCGGTACTCGCGCAGCCGGCCCTCTGCGTTGAACAGGAAGGCCTCCATGGCGGGGTGCAGGAAGGAATTGATCACCGCAGTCCACGTGCGCCGCACGACATCCTGGTCGGCCGTCAAGTCGCTCCCGTACAGGATGGGGACGGCCCCCAGCAGGTGCCGTGGGTACTTGCGCAGAGCGATTTTCTTGAAACGGTCTTCCACCGCCAAGAAGTCGTCACCATCGAAGCTCACCACCAGCCGATTGGCGCCGGTGGCCGTGAGGTGGTTGATCGCCTTCACCACGTCTACCTCGGCGGTATCGCCCATCACGGTCGCAGAGTCCAGGAACACCACACGGTCGCCCACCAACACATCGAACACTTCCGGATCGTGCTCAGCCAGGCGCACTGGTAGGTCACGCGACTGGGCGTCGATGATCAGACCCAGGCGAGGCCCCTTGCGCTCGCAGATCGCGTTGGTGCCCTGCGTCGTTGAGTAACGGATCAGATCGACTTCTTCGAGAAGCCGCTTCACATCCGTCTGGCCGTAGATCACACCGGACGCTTTTTGCAGGCCTTCAAAGAAGCACTTGCTCAAGTCGTACGGCGTGGTCAGCACCTTGGTTTTTCGGACCCCTGTGTCATCCAATATGCAGATATCGGTCAGGGTCCCACCGTTATCTATGTTGATTTGCAATGCCATGTCGTGTCATCTCCTAGTGTTGATCGAACGATCCTCGTCACCGCTGGCCGCAGAGGCCTGGTCGAATTTCGCGCAAGTCTTATTGCGAGAGCCGTGCCAGATCTGGAGAAGAAATACGAAATGCTTAAGTTATTGATTTAAAAGGATATTCTTAGAATTTCAAGAATCATCCCCAAGCGGCACCGTCCGATTTCAAGTCGGACAACCGTGCTACGGCGGACGTGGTGCGTCGCAACAATTCAGCCCCCTAAAAACGAAGACCCGGCTGTCTGGCGCTGCCTCGCAAAAGGTCAAACGCTGGACGGCCGGGCCTCTTTGCGCCGGGCAAGGGAGGTGAAGAATCAGCCGTTCGGCGCGCTCGATCGATTCATGTTCAGGACAAGGCGGACTGCCCGCGCAGTTCGTCCACCAGCGATTCGAGTCCGAATCGCTTGAGCTTGAGGTACACGGTGCTCTTGGCAATGCCCAGGTGACGCGCTACAGCCGTCAGGTTGCCCAGACACTGGCGCATCGCGTCAACCAAGGCTTCCCGCTCGGCTGCTTCCAGGCGTGTCAGGTCGCGTGCATGCGGCTCGCCATCGACCGCGGGCTGTGCCGCCACGTGTGCCATGTGCAGAAATTCCGGGGGCAGATCCCCTTCGGTGATCACTGAGCCAGGGGCGGTCAGCAACATGCTCTCGACCGCGTTGCGGAACTCGCGCACATTGCCCGGCCAACCATACCGTTGCAAGGCGTTCATGACGCCGGGTCTCATCTCCTTCACGCCCAGCCCGTGCTGCTTTGACAGCTGTTTGACGTAGTGCTGGAAGAGCAGCGGAATGTCTTCCTGACGTTCACGCAACGGTGGAATGTGGATGCTGGTCACCGCGATGCGGTAGAACAGGTCCATGCGGAAGTTGCCGTCGCGGATTTCCTTGCGCAAATCCCGGTGGGTCGCCGCGACCAGGCGGAAACTCACTTTTCGAGGTTTGTTCTCACCCAGCCGGTACACCTCGCCTTCCTCCAGCACACGCAAGAAGTTGGGCTGCAGATCCATCGGCATCTCACCGATCTCGTCGAGAAACAAGGTGCCGCCATTGGCGGCTTCGATCTTGCCGATCATGCCGCCACGCTTGGCACCGGTGAACGAACCCTCGGCGTGACCGAACAGCTCGCTGCTCAGCAGCTCGCGCGAAAAACCACCACAGTTGAGCGCCACGAACGGCGCACCGGGATTCGAATGGGCTTCATGAATACCGCGTGCGAAAACCTCCTTGCCGACGCCGGTCTCCCCGGTCAGCAGCACAGGGACCCGCGACTTGGCCAACTGGCGCGCCCGAGAGACCGTGCTCCGGATGGCGGCCGATACACCAACCACCCGCTCAAACGACGTGTCCAGGTCCTCAATCGACATCGACGGCAGCGAGACAAATACACTTTTTGTCCGTTGCCGATTGGGCATCGTCAACAAAGCACCGACCTGCTTGCCATCCACCAGCACCGGCTCCAGGTGGTCGCGCTGCGCCCACTGAGGCAGCACCAACGACTGGTCGTCACCGGTAATACGGATGTCGGGCAGGCGCAAACCGGACAGGCCAATGTTAGCGCGCTCCAGTTCGATCAGCATCTCGGCGGCCTGGTGGTTGGCCTTGATCGCTCGGCCGCGGCGGTCAAACAGGATGACGCCATCGCTGTTCTGATCGTTCATCAGGTGCACGCAGGCCTCCAGCAGGCCGTAGCGCAGGTCCAGCTCCGTCTGCGCCAGCCGGCTTTCGATGCGCGCAGCGGTGGACACCACCAGCGCCAGGGTGTGTCGGCTGTACGAGCCCGTGAGCCCCGAGACATCAATCGAACCCAGCGGCGTCCCATCCAGCGAGTCCCGGATCACGGTGGCCGAGCATGACCAGCGCTTGATGCCCTCGCAATAGTGTTCGGCCGAGTGGATCTGCACCGGTTGCCCAACCGACAGCGTGGTACCGATCGCGTTGGTTCCGGAGGCGCCTTCGCTCCAGTTGGCGCCAGCGAGTAGGTGCACGCTTTCTGCCGCGCCCAGCGTGCGCAGGTCACCCTCCATGCTCAGCACGGTGCCATGGGTGTCAGTCAACACCATCACCGTACCGGTCTCGGAAAGAAAGGTGCGCGCTTGTGCCATCACTGGCGTGCTGGCACCCAGCAACTCTGCACATTGGTCGCGCAACTGGTAGAGCTTGCCGCCCGAAATAGTGATGGGCGCCTGCAACTGCCCCGGATCCACGCTGGCGAGCTGACAGCGGCGCCAGGAATCGTCGATCAACGAACGCAGGCCACTGGGGTCGGCCGATGGATCCTGCTGGAATCGTTCCCAGGCCAGCATCACGCGCCGGTCGTTCTCGGGCCGCGAGAACATCTGTTCTGCATTGGGCATGCTTGTCTCCTGCGCGTGGTCGCGCTTGTGTTTTCTTGCCGGTTCGCCCAGGCTGGCTGCTCAAAGCGTCGGACAACCCTCGAAGCAATATTCGCTCCAAGCACAAAAGCCCGAGAGCCACACCGCCACGCATGCTCATGGCAGCCTGCCCCCGGGCCAGATCACCTGGGTCAGTCCGACCCGGAATCGGTCGGACGGCGTTCGATTATCGGACGATCAACTCATGATCACAACGACCTCATCCCGCAGAAATCACCACCTTGAGCGCCTTGGTTTGGGCCGCTCTGGCGAAAGTGTCGTAAGCCTCCATCATCTGGTTCAGGGTGAAGCGGTGGGTGATCAGACCGGAGGGGTCAAGCTTCTTGGCCACCACGGTTTTGAGCAGCATCGATGTGGTCTGCGTGTCGACCAGTCGGGTGGTGATGGAGATGTTCTGCATCCAGAGCGTTTCGAGGTGCAGGTCGACCTTGCTGCCATGCACGCCCACGTTGGCGATCACACCTCCCGGCGCCACGATCTCCTGGCAAATGCCAAAGGTTGCAGGAATGCCCACTGCCTCGATCGCGGTATCCACGCCCACACCCTCCGTCAAGCGTTTCACCGCCTCGGCGGCCGACTCACGACCACTGTTCACCACGTCGGTGGCGCCGAATCGGGTGGCCATTTCCAGGCGGCCATCGTCGAGATCCACCATGATGATGCGTGCCGGCGAATAGAACTGCGCCGTCAGCAAGGCCGCCAGCCCCACCGGGCCAGCACCCACAATGGCCACAGTGCCACCTGGTGCCACCTTGCCGTTGAGCACGCCACACTCGAAGCCGGTGGGCAGGATGTCGCTCAACATGACCAGCGACGCTTCATCGGCGCCTTGAGGCACCGGGTACATGCTGG belongs to Acidovorax sp. YS12 and includes:
- a CDS encoding hydantoinase B/oxoprolinase family protein, with amino-acid sequence MSDLNQPIRGKTPSADEVALINKFLNDTTLFLGPDPEIMQNHDLMPRTPEEDAAVRQVNDAHVIAKIRDRLQAGCDEGYEMVEQMGAAPGAKWGDVITGVYSASGDLAIASAGGVLIFSALVHHPIKFIIKNWINDPTVGVREGDGFIHNDSRYGNVHNTDQSMIVPIFHEGKLVCWVASTVHEGENGAIEPGGMPSMAESPSDEGLKMSPFKVVENYQIKRDVLTFLQNSVREPKLQYEDMKVKLFACLRIKQRIEETLNTDGPQALVSTLRTTMENVRAEVKRRISEWPDMTVRTYIIQDSTLRENCLVKINCKLTKTGDRLIFDFRGSSPEFTNRATNTIVAGLKGMLAQVFLCYVWPDLPRGQAAFAPIEVITDPHSIVNCSYDAPNSQSLMSIFTGFTAGQHAVAKFLYSCPEKYTKVHAPTFNMINTFIWGGVSQHGETLGNLCADLNGMGAGATVDRDGEHALAPIFATMADIGEQELNEEEVPFLQLVSKKMTRDAIAPGKYRGGQGYTMMVATKDSAQWGFMTVCQGAKFPPIQGLFGGYACGAYPLCKIEGVDVYDVLLNEPHKFKHSIEELMNERPFKGARYTTHHMGMGFEISKRGELFMISQGAGAGYGDLLERDPAGVIKDIEDGLMSPGVAERLYKVKFDPVTLAVNQEATQVARDAERKARIARSVPFKEFVKTWNQPKPPSNMQYFGCWGDDIDTLYVGSPDITRKANEPKPNYMRHPKDVRIEVLEARLAAAGVLQDEKQ
- a CDS encoding hydantoinase/oxoprolinase family protein, with protein sequence MRRVSVDIGGTFTDCFVVWDGQYIEAKALTTHHNLALGFNEALGKACKVLKVELEDILSGVDSVRYATTLGTNALIEHKGPKIGMLVTAGFEATVPLSRARGYGEGLDNLGQQDMPNAQRPDPLVMPHMIRGVRERVDFQGKLVMPLDEEDVRSQIRSLVDKGAEIIVVALVNAVVNPLHEQRIEEILLEEYPSHLLGAIPVILSHQVAGRKGEYVRATSAIVDGYLHSTMYHALSALEQNLRAHRYDKPMLVIHNSGGMAQLNSTDALQTIHSGPVSGIGASEHLAMQIGLGNVVATDMGGTSYDIGIVVDGGVKHYDFNPVIDRWLVSVPMVHLVTLGAGGGSVATYDRMYNTVKCGPESAGSDPGPACYDRGGMKPTVTDADLLLGYLDAKNYAGGSIPLNPRRAKAAIEDTLCDDLECDVIEAALLIREKVDDNMANGLFTELRARGYDPKDFTMLAYGGNGPLHCCGIAQNLSIDKILAPPLSSVFSAVGAGNMHQLHIHEQSLYMVLYDSNTRHLFDDYDRFNSIVAELKELGTQDLLRQGMTREEICHNLELDMRYGNQLVQTTAVIPKHDVNGPADVLALISQFSNDYGKRFGEGSQAPEAGIRINTIRVAAFVRHETVQFEDIKPVPPEKRKTPPTPASTRKCHFVGHKEAFDTPVWDRAAIEPGVQIPGPAIVASEVTTFLVNPGWNFVAARQGASWFLRA
- a CDS encoding acetone carboxylase subunit gamma; translated protein: MKVLMTEYLQIDLETENWECRVCGHVIGSAHEAYKEGLLVHNRDPRDIHPPIIDPEKYRFTFSPDPEWVRILEYCCPGCGTQVETEYAVPGHPPLHDMQPDLPALKAQWARRGELKEAVVGQAVAMESGHKH
- a CDS encoding hydantoinase/oxoprolinase family protein, yielding MALQINIDNGGTLTDICILDDTGVRKTKVLTTPYDLSKCFFEGLQKASGVIYGQTDVKRLLEEVDLIRYSTTQGTNAICERKGPRLGLIIDAQSRDLPVRLAEHDPEVFDVLVGDRVVFLDSATVMGDTAEVDVVKAINHLTATGANRLVVSFDGDDFLAVEDRFKKIALRKYPRHLLGAVPILYGSDLTADQDVVRRTWTAVINSFLHPAMEAFLFNAEGRLREYRTKNPLLIFRNDGDASRVAKTVAINTYSSGPRGGMEGVKAFSRLYGFTDSVSIDVGGTTTDIGQYLNGTVAEVRRGHVEGISVSIPLCEIMSAGAGGSSIFRVVNNHITIGPDSVGAVPGPACFGRGGKEATITDAGLLCGLFDPKSYFGGGMTLDVERATNAVTTNIAEPLRLKLDDALLQMELAYEEKIAVELHRFTKISKDTVMLAFGGAGPLNACGVAEKAGIDQVAIPQMAAVFSAYGIGSCDVSQRYTVMLEQHDTASLKDALDALKVKASRDMYAEGYEAGNYAMEARLVADFGNGREEIQTLDDEPVFPAAFDKAGTVELELKAVKALRTEGAKKASFTRGKPAVSVGVRNVLTRSKGRVDVPVYQLAQLQKGDWAIGPAILEEDFFTCRVLDGWAFVVSDAGDVLLNRKG
- a CDS encoding sigma-54-dependent Fis family transcriptional regulator: MFSRPENDRRVMLAWERFQQDPSADPSGLRSLIDDSWRRCQLASVDPGQLQAPITISGGKLYQLRDQCAELLGASTPVMAQARTFLSETGTVMVLTDTHGTVLSMEGDLRTLGAAESVHLLAGANWSEGASGTNAIGTTLSVGQPVQIHSAEHYCEGIKRWSCSATVIRDSLDGTPLGSIDVSGLTGSYSRHTLALVVSTAARIESRLAQTELDLRYGLLEACVHLMNDQNSDGVILFDRRGRAIKANHQAAEMLIELERANIGLSGLRLPDIRITGDDQSLVLPQWAQRDHLEPVLVDGKQVGALLTMPNRQRTKSVFVSLPSMSIEDLDTSFERVVGVSAAIRSTVSRARQLAKSRVPVLLTGETGVGKEVFARGIHEAHSNPGAPFVALNCGGFSRELLSSELFGHAEGSFTGAKRGGMIGKIEAANGGTLFLDEIGEMPMDLQPNFLRVLEEGEVYRLGENKPRKVSFRLVAATHRDLRKEIRDGNFRMDLFYRIAVTSIHIPPLRERQEDIPLLFQHYVKQLSKQHGLGVKEMRPGVMNALQRYGWPGNVREFRNAVESMLLTAPGSVITEGDLPPEFLHMAHVAAQPAVDGEPHARDLTRLEAAEREALVDAMRQCLGNLTAVARHLGIAKSTVYLKLKRFGLESLVDELRGQSALS
- a CDS encoding zinc-dependent alcohol dehydrogenase family protein → MKALVYGGPGKKSVMDVPKPEVENVTDAVVKILHTTICGTDLHILKGDVPTCQPGTVLGHEGVGVIESLGSAVSNFKVGDHVLISCISSCGRCEYCRRSMYSHCTSGGWLLGHTLHGTQAEYVRVPHADTSMYPVPQGADEASLVMLSDILPTGFECGVLNGKVAPGGTVAIVGAGPVGLAALLTAQFYSPARIIMVDLDDGRLEMATRFGATDVVNSGRESAAEAVKRLTEGVGVDTAIEAVGIPATFGICQEIVAPGGVIANVGVHGSKVDLHLETLWMQNISITTRLVDTQTTSMLLKTVVAKKLDPSGLITHRFTLNQMMEAYDTFARAAQTKALKVVISAG